The nucleotide window GTTGTTGAAGCTACAGGAGGGAAAACAGGGGTAAATCATGTCACTCATTATATCCAACAACCCCTCCAAGATCAAACTCTAGAAGCTGTGTCTCTATCAGAGGCAATCTAGTTAAATAGTTACGTGGAGATCAACATGACCTGGCTGAGATCCTAGTGTGGCACATTTTCTCAGTCATAAGTCATgtccacacaaaaacaaatgtaaTAGCTAACTTTGGTATAAATAAGTATGCAGGTGTATATACAATGAGAGTCCTATATATCACGAAGATGAATTAAAATAATACAACTtgaaaataacaataataataacacagtTGAGTACAATGGGCTACTTGAACCCCACATACCAGTAATCTGCGTTCCGGGTTCAATCATGCACTTGATGAAGTTGAAGGAAGATAGAGCTAAGTGGTCAAGTCCCACCAATGTGTAGGCTGAACGTTTAGGATGAACTCATGAACAGTACAGGTATATGTCAGTGCTTTTATAAAGTACTAATTCGAATGCATAGTAGCACAGCTGTCTTTCACCCACTGTCAGTAACTCCCACTTCACAGCTTCCAATGAGCTGTTAATGGAACTGATTACGATGTACAAAACACGCATGCGCAAAAAGCATCAACAGTATCTGTCCAGAGGCGGTTTGAATCTATTGTGTGCAGCCGCGGTTAAAGACGAATATTTAGGCAAACTGTCTCGGTGTATTTCGGCTATAACCTAGTCCTATAACCGAACAAACAGTTTACATTGTCTAATTTGCTCACAATTGAGTTTAGTGATCATGTGACAGCGTGTATCATAATAAATCTATGATGTGTACTCATTACCCATTATAATGCGATAAGAATGGACAATATGCTACCCAGTAAGAGTCCtagacaaactacagactacaTGTATTCACGTGGTCTTCATGATAGGCGTATAGCGTGTGCTTTTCGAACGCCCCTCGCATGCTGTAGACTTTCCATTTAAAGTTCTAATCTAAACCACCCCATCTTTCAATGAAGCCTAGTTTTTATTATACTGACCATATATTGCAATCTATCATGCACGAATATGCTATTATATGGCAAACCGACAGTGTAACAACAATACATGTATTGAAGCATGCGCTGGTGCACGGCACTTCGTTAAACCAGGATATTCCTGAGGAATGAGGCTATAATACAAAACGATTAATCTGAGCCTGCATGGTCAACGATGGTCATAAACTACGGCACTGACTATCTGACCCGTGAATGCCAATAAACCTTGACGAGTTGCAGAGATCTGGTGTGTCTTATGAAACGTTGTGCATAGTAGCCTACACTCACCCATGTGCTGTGCTGCTGTTCAGCCCATTCAACAGGATAGCCAAGGATGCCATGGATTTGACCGATAATACATACATCCCATTCCTAAATGAATAGCTCGGTGAAATGTGCCATTTTCACAAAAGCTGATGAGCCCGTTACAGCTTGCGTGGCTTGAGGCGCATGTCGCCGGCGAAATATAGACCGCTGAAGCCATGCACGTGGTAATGCTTACATCATATTGTGTAATTGTAGGAAGCTGTTGCAAGGAAAGCCGACTGCAATTCTTTAGTTACTGGTTAACCAACCGGCTGCAACTTGACCCTTGCCCAACATATTGTTGATCCGCAGTGCCTCATTATAATATGTTATAAGTGTATTGAGTACCTACAGCATAACAACACCGAACATGCGCTCAAGGTGGAAACCAAGCCTCCACAAAGTTCTTAATATGTTGATTTAAATATTTGATTAGGAACGTTAAATCAATAGCTTACACTTGTGTTCAAACAGGTATGGTTATTGTTAAGCAGTTTTATGGATGTCCTGATATTCCAGGATACAGATACTATGCAGGGTTATTATGCTACAGAGCATAATACAAGTTGTATGGGTGTGTACAAAAGTGTTGTGGGTATTTTTTCCATTATTAATGtctatgtgtaaatgtgtgtgtgtgtgtgtgtgtgtggattggaAAGTCCCCACACAACATAATTTCCCTGGTGCTTGTTCCCCTCACTATGTTTTTCTCCCTACCAAGTCATCATAACCAAGGAAGCAGGGGAtgacagagggtgagagagttcaGCAGGGCTggtgccccctctcctcctcctcatcctctttgTCCTCTTCAATACAGGAAGCGGCTTGCTGACACACATGTTACTGTGAGTCTATATTACAACCTCCTTGGGTGTAAAGCAATGAGCGCGCTTCACATCAGAGCCCTACCGGAAACAGGTGCCAGGCTGTACCattgttcctaccctcaccgGCATCCAAAGGCGGACCCAGTCAAGGAGCTCTGGCCCCCGCTGCACAAGACATGAGTCATGGAAGTCTGAAGGGTTAGCTGCCGGAAGGAAGtctagggagggaaggagagcgggaTGGTTAGGTGCGGTGAGAGAGCGTTGCTTGGAAGTTGAAACGAAATAATGGGGGTGATTTTAGATTTAGCCATGCGTCAGGTAAGAAAATGATAGATGAGCGACCTCGTGCACCAACACTGAATGTCATCGGTCAGTGGACGTTGTTTATCATTTACAGAGAAGAATGTTAACTAGTCACATCCATATGACATTCCATGCAGTACTTTCACAACCCGCTCACTTTCAGGCCAAAGAAAAGTCCACAGCAGAGAATTGTTGCTTCAACACGACACATCTGATGTTGATGGGTAATTGGTTTAATTTAATTTGTATAAAACACCTCCTGTCTTTGTCCAGCAAAAGAACACAATAACAATTTCACTATCAGTATTATTTCTCACAATTTTATACAGTTGCTAGTTTTCAACTCTAAAATCGAAACAATCCCTAATATACAAGAGAATTCAAGTCCTTTGCCTGCTTGGACCGTGAAATACATTATTATAAAGCACCCATGTCGACATAAAAAGTATTCTTGCACTTAAATATAATCAATTTGAAAAAACAATCTGCTCCATATGACATATTTGTCAAAGGATGCTTTTTATACAGCATGCAGGCACCAGGCCACGtattttattaaaataaaaCTAACAGTCAAACTAAAAGGCCATTTAATGGTGTCTATGTACTTGCTAAATATAAGTGGGACAATTTAATTTAACCCGATTGTAATATTGAGTGAGCCAATTCATTCTATGTTGGAGGctaatataaaaaaagaaaaacataggCACCAAAACCTTCAGTTGAAATATCTCCCTCCTTGAGACATACTTGATCCTTCTCTTAAACATCCCATTGCCCTaacactctcttcctcccattcCCTTTATCCTCTTCTTTTCTACTTCTCCTACTTCCTACTTGTACTTTCCGCACTTCCCCCTCAACAATCTTctcaacatttcaaaacaactGTTGAATCACCATCCAGACCCCAGTGAAAAGCTGGACCAATATAAATCCCACTTCGACACATATGGCTGCAAACTGCCCTGCAGGCCCCACAAGAGCCAACTGTAACGCTAGGAATGTATATCTTAATCTGACTTTATGGGAACATCATGTTTCTTCCGCGGTTCGTTTCAACAGGatcatgtggggggggggggaggggggggggattcctcCCACATGTTCCAACATTGAAAATGACAAATAGCTTCTCATTCATGGATGAAACGACTATCTAATGTTCTTCTGGCAGACGGCCAGTAACACGGACAGGTGTCTCGTAACTCAAACCCTGGCTGTTCAGTACAGGCACAGGACACAAGGCAAATACAACAAGCATAGAACAGCAGACATAGAACACGTGCTACTTTAAACCCCTCAAAACGGTCATGCATGTTCCGTCAAATGCCCTGCTGCTTTGCGCTCCATATTGGACAGCCCTGGAAATGAGTGCGGTGGCGGGATTGCAAAATGCTTTGTTGGGATCCAAATCCAAAATGCTCCAGTAGTTAAAGATCCGTCTTTAACAGGCTTGTGGGATTGGCTGGTAGGGGTCGGCCAGGACCTTGTAGCGGATCTTGGTGTTAGTGACAGCGCCATGCTTCTGTCTTAGGTGTAGGCGGAGCTGGCTCTTGTGGCGGAAGTGAAGGTCACATTTCTCACACTgttagagggggagatggacaaCTTCAGCTCttggcgtatgtgtgtgtgtgtgtctatgacgtgtgtgtgtgtgtgtttgtgtctatgacgtgtgtgtgtgtgtgtgtctatgacgtgtgtgtgtgtgtctggactcaCAGTgtaaggtttctctcctgtgtggatacGGAGGTGACTCTTCAGGGTCTGCAGGTGACGGAAGCGAGTTCCACATGTGTGGCAGGGGTACGGCTTCTCCCCCGTGTGGATCAGAACGTGGGCTCGTAGGTGGGCAacctgacaggacacacacacaaatgaacttCCATCAACTACATTTAGCAATCTGTCTTGATGAGCATGTCACGTTTCATCGAAAGTATGTCGCTATTCATTTTTGGACTTCCCCTAAGCGGTTCGTactgaaaccacacacacacacacacgtactcaccTGAACGAATCGTGCCCCGCACGTGTCGCAGCGGTACGGCTTCTCTCCAGAGTGGATCCGAGAGTGAGTCTTCAGGTTGGCTGGGCGGTTAAACTGGGCGCCACATACGTCGCAGCGATATGGTTTATCACCTGGAGAAGAGCCAGTGAGAGGAGTGAGTGTACATGTTTCAATCAAACGTCCAAAATAACTTTTTAATTATGATTATGATAACTGACACTCCCCTTGGAATGTCATTACGGCATCAATCTTTACTTGAAAACTTGGCAACGCTTGTACCTGTGCAGACCGGCTTGGTCCCGCCCACGTTGCCAGAGTAACACAGAGGCAAACAGTAGCTCTCGCACTTGATTGGGTGTTGACAGCGACGGGCAGCTGGTGGCTCCTTGGGTGTGGGTCTGTGCTCCAATGGGACAAGGTGGATGGGCACCGGGGGAAGAACTCGGCCAGCGACATCACAACAGGAGGCCCGCCCCTGCCTGAGAGAAAACATTGTTTTACTTCCAGTAACCATGGTGATATCAGACGGCAAAAATCAACAGCGGTTCTGAAAGTACCGTCTACTGAACTTCTTAAGGTTAAGCTGGCGTTGCATGCATTTTTCATTGGTTCTATTTggttctgtctacctgtcttgtAGGCTGAGCTCGTCCCCAGGCCACGCCTCCCCAGGTGGTTTTTGCACCACGTCCATCCTATCGGAAGTCGGAGTGTGGACAGCCTGCTGTTGCCCCTCCTCTGGCCCCTCCTCCTTTACCGTGGTTACGGCACAAAGAGGGTTGAGGACAATGTACTTGTACTTCTTCCAGTTGCAGGCTTTCGGGTCTGAAGTGGGCTTGGTCTTCCAGTTGCAGGCTTTCGGGTCTGGGGTGGGCTTGGTCTCGCTCTGTGTAGGAGAAAAAAACCCACAATATAATATGCAAAACAAAAATATGGCTGACATGTTCATCCATAAACCAGTTTGTAGTCGGTTTGATGCCTGACTAAACAAATCTCATTGTTGGTATTGTTTAATGAGAGACATACCAGTATGTGGTTGGACAGGTTGCAGGTGTTTGACTCAGCAGGAGAGTTGGGCTGGCAGCTGGAGCGGGAGGGGCtgtcaggggagggggtgggggacccCAGACGGGGTGACTCAGGCTCCAGTTTCAGCTCCTGTGACCTGGACTGGCAGATCAGGAAAGTCCCTGGCTTCATGGAGGCCAGGCTGTCTCCTGGGATCCTGTAGAAGAAAGAAAGGAACTCCTGTAGTGATCTAACTCATCTGCTGACaaaggacagaaacacacaaacactctccctGGCAGATGGGCAGATGTGTGTggagattccccccccccccccccctcttctacaCTTCTACTTAATTgggacataaacaaacacacacattctcacctgGCCAAGTCAGCAGGATGCACACGGCTCTCGGCCTCAGCCAACAGCTGGGGCCGGGGTACTCTCCCGTTAACCCGGGGCATGGCCAGGGTTCCTCCCTGAGGGGTGACGCAGGCTGGAGACACCCTGGAGTCCAGCTCCGACCGGGGAGGCGTCGCACACATACTCTcgctgcagaacacacacaagttAGACACACCTAGACTGCACAATCCAAAACTTCACACAGGTGGGGTGTGTCACTTTGTTATAAGATAGTGGAGCAAACACTACCAAATTGAATCAAAGTTTTGGTTTGCAACTCATAAAGGTTGAGTGTGACCTGAGGATTCCCCAAGAGGAAGGAATTGTTTAAGAAAGCTTCCTATTCATTAAAAAGAGCAGCTGTCAAGTCAAAGATTTAAAGAGACTTCAATGCCAGTGCTTAAGGCACACAATTACACAGCCAAGAGAGTATGTCTAGCTGTCAGACAAATACATTTGCTTGAAACACAATATTCCTGTGACTGTCagcatcccctccctcctcacactccCTCGGGATCACCTGTCCAGCATGAAGGCCCTGCAGGCGTCCGCCACGTGGTCCATCTGCAGGTAAGTGGCGACGGCGAGCACGCCGGGGACAGTGGGCCGGGTGAGCGGCAGGCGGGAGGTGTACATGAAgtccaggaggagagacacgcAGGTGGGCTCcagggagtcagggagagacagggtcatGGCTGGATCGCATCCTCTGGGCGCGTGGCCGTCCCACCCAGGGGCAGACACGCGCCGTGAGTAGAGGGAGTAGAAGAACCCactgaggaagagagtgagagtgagacagacagacagacagacagattagacagacagattacacagacagacaaataaacAGATAGTCAGATAgatatagatagacagacagacagacaaataaacAGATAGTCAGATagatatagatagatagatgaaCAGAtatacagatagacagacaaacaaatagATAGATAGTGTCACTTAAAGGGGTGATGAAGGGAACATTTGGAGGAAGACAAGCAATACAAGCAATACAAGACCCTCACGGGAAGGACGGAGTGAGTGTCCTGTGTGCAAAACAGGAAAGAGAACAGGAAAGGGCAGGAAAAGAAGGGAAATAGAACGTGAAGAGGGCAGGCAGATAAAGAGAGTGAAAGCTGAAAAGTAGGGATAAGATGGAAGACAATGAGTAAGTGTGCAAAGAAGAAAGCAATGACATGAAAAACATATGTAAACTGTTAAAGCTGAAGAGAAAGAGGTGTGGATTTAGAGAGTTGAGGGAATGTCCAAGGCCCTGATTTTTGTCTATGCCAACCTGCAGGCGATGAGAACTGCACAGTGTGCCCGCAAATGGGTGGTGCCAACCAAGAGGGTGGCGTCCGTCAGAATGTTCCGGTGCCTGAGCTCATTTAAGTTCAGCAGCACATCACTGGAGTGCCGCGTGAACTCCTTCACGTATCCCTCCGCCGCTGTCTCGGCCACCACCTCACGCCTGCCGCTGACCCTGTATCCTTCCACCACCTGCATCTTGCTCAtctgtttttttaagaaaataagATATATCTGAATTTGGGGTATAATTCAAAACTGTTTATGACATCAACATATCACAATTGTAAACACTATACTACAGGACAGCTAGGACAAGGTAAAATACAATAAATTATACTGAATGAAAGAAATGCAGGCCACACTGTACCTTGTTGCCAAAGACTGTATGGAGTAAAGTCTCTTGGGCATCTGTTAGGTGAGACCAGCTCCCTGCTCGTACCTGCAACACAGCACAATAGTCCATCACTGTCCAAATATAACACCAATTTTAA belongs to Osmerus mordax isolate fOsmMor3 chromosome 23, fOsmMor3.pri, whole genome shotgun sequence and includes:
- the bcl6b gene encoding B-cell CLL/lymphoma 6 member B protein encodes the protein MSKMQVVEGYRVSGRREVVAETAAEGYVKEFTRHSSDVLLNLNELRHRNILTDATLLVGTTHLRAHCAVLIACSGFFYSLYSRRVSAPGWDGHAPRGCDPAMTLSLPDSLEPTCVSLLLDFMYTSRLPLTRPTVPGVLAVATYLQMDHVADACRAFMLDSESMCATPPRSELDSRVSPACVTPQGGTLAMPRVNGRVPRPQLLAEAESRVHPADLARIPGDSLASMKPGTFLICQSRSQELKLEPESPRLGSPTPSPDSPSRSSCQPNSPAESNTCNLSNHILSETKPTPDPKACNWKTKPTSDPKACNWKKYKYIVLNPLCAVTTVKEEGPEEGQQQAVHTPTSDRMDVVQKPPGEAWPGDELSLQDRQGRASCCDVAGRVLPPVPIHLVPLEHRPTPKEPPAARRCQHPIKCESYCLPLCYSGNVGGTKPVCTGDKPYRCDVCGAQFNRPANLKTHSRIHSGEKPYRCDTCGARFVQVAHLRAHVLIHTGEKPYPCHTCGTRFRHLQTLKSHLRIHTGEKPYTCEKCDLHFRHKSQLRLHLRQKHGAVTNTKIRYKVLADPYQPIPQAC